GCTGCTGTGTGAGAACGGAGCCAGGGCAAAGGAGCGCGGGCAGTCCGGGCAGACGGCTCTGCACACAGTGGCCCTGCGGGGCAGGCAGTTGTGCGAAGAGGAACCCACGATCGGCAGACTCGCCAAGTCGGAGAGGAGCGCTCAGCACGCGGCTGCTGTGCAGGCCAACCTGAAGTCACTGGAGATACTGCTGGCTGCCGGCGCGGACGCCAACGCGGTCGATGCCGAGGGCAATACGCCGCTTGCCCTCGTTGAGCCCAGCAGCCCCTTGATGCGGCTGGACGCCTACACTCAGACCGTCAAGGCACTGCAGCAGTCGGGTGGCCGCAACTCCAACAAGTACAAGGACCTCAGCCCGACCGAGGCGGCCTGCGTGGCTGCAGGGACTGGCGACACCGACAAGCTCCGTGCCTTGCTTGCACAGGGCCTCGACCCAGACGCGCAGTTGCGCTCCTACTCTCAATGGGAGACCGTCCAGAGGAAGATCGATTGGCCCTCCACAGACCCTGTGCCGATGCACCCCCTTGACGCAGACAGGGAGGTCAGCCGGCCCCTGCACTGGGCCTGCGCGGCCGACCAGATCGGTGCCGTCCGCCTCTTGCTCGAGCATGGTGCGAAGGCGAAGGCCCTCGACACAGATTCCACGGCACCCCTTGGGACCGCTATCGATCACGGCAGCGTTGAGATGGTGAAGCTACTCCTCGCCCAGGGCGCCGACCCGAACACTTCCCGTACCAGTCGAGGCACTGCGCTGTGCAATGCGGCAATGGTGCGAGGAGACAAGGGCGTCGAGATGCTACGCGTGCTACTCGCCGCCGGGGCCGATCCAAACAAGCAGACCAGCGCGGGTGTGGCACCGATTCAGTTCGTCGGCGAGGGTAGATGGGGCCAGCGGAAGGCCGAGTTACTTCTGGACAAGGGGGCGCGACTGACCCTAGAGACCGCAATCGTTCTGGAGCGGACGGACGATGCACTCGACCTGGTCGCCAAGGGACAGGGCATCAAGGAGACCGTGACCCAGGCGCCCTACCCTCTGACGATGCGCGATTTGGCGCACCTGCATCACCAGCCCCAGGTGGCCGAGGCCCTCCAGAAGCGCGGAGTGCGGATGTCCATGATCTACGCCATCATGTTCGCCGGGGACGCGACGGAGGTCGAGAGGCAACTGCGCGCCGGTGCGGTTGCCCGGGGCTCTGCAGAGATGGCGGACTACCTGCGCGGGGCGATCCTCAAGGGCCACGTGGAGATAGTGCGCGTGCTCCTCGAGTACGGGGCCAACGTCAATGAGCCGGACCAGAACGGACGCACGCCGCTGGACTACGCTCGGCTGAGCAACAAGCCTGAGATGGTCGAGCTGCTCCGTAGCCATGGGGCCAAAGAGGGCAAGGGCCGGCGGCGCTAGCATCCCAGTTCCGCAAGCCGACAAAGCTCCGCCTTGGAGACACATGCGGGCCCGCTGCCAGGGCGGTCGGTTGCCGAACCGCGGGAAGTGGGCCCATGCCAGAGCGGATGCCGCGTCTGATGCCCCTGGCACCCTTTGAGGCAGTCGCCGTGACCGGCCGCGACTACGTGTGGTCGCGGAGCATCGCCCCGGACCCAACGTAGACCTGCCCCTTTCAGAACCGCAAGGGCCGCGGACACAGTCTCGGTACTCCTGCGGCCTTCCTCGCGTTGGGGGCAGCACGTGCTTGTCCTGCTTCCGCGTTCCGGTCTCGCGGTCTACTCGCTCTGCTGCTGTTCCTCCTTCTTCTTCTCGGTACCCGACAACTCTGCAGTAACGGAGCCGAAAATGTCGGTAATGTCAAAGGTCACGCCATATCCCAAGGCCGGACTCTCGCCGCCTCCAAAGGCGCCACCGGCAGTCAGGCTGAAGCGATCAGCGATGTGGCGAGCCACCCCTAGGTAGAATGGCCTGTCCGCGCCACCCATGCCGTACCCGGCGACTAGCCCCCATGTGGGCTCGCCTGGCTCGCCGGTCACGGTGAAGATGCCCTTGGCCGGGAGCGTGACAAAGGCCTCAACAAGGACTCGAGCCGGTGCGCCGTCACCAACGCTATACTCGGTGAAACGCCACCAGGTGGTGCAGGTGAGATCGGCCTCCGGATCCGGCGTGTAGATCGTGTGGCGCGATCGCGGTAGCCACGCGCCTATGCCGACCAAGACAGTGACGTCCTTGTCGACCACCACGGTAGCGAGCTCGAGGGGACTGTTGGGGCCAGCCAGTAGCTTAAGGAGCGAAGCACCGATCAACCCCCCGCTTCCTCCGGGGGAGGGCGCCCCCTCCCGCGTTCGGTCTGAGTAGCTGAAGGTGTAGTTGCCGCCCTTGATAGTCAGGATGCCGCCCATGTATCTCGTGGCCACGTCGACGACGTCTTTGGTCTTAGCGAGGTTTTCGCCCAGCTTTGTGACCGCCGCCGTCTTTGCGTCTCCCGTGTCGCCTCCCAGCGCGGTAAACTCATCGGGCCTGAGCGTCGGTGACGTCTTGCCCTTGCGCACTGCCGCACGTAGCACCTTCACTCCGCTGGGACTATCGGGCCACACGACCTGACTGAACTCAACCATCCCTCCCGGCAGGTGACGGATCACAATCGGGTTCGCGACCGGCTCCGCGACCGGCTCCGCATAGGCAGAAGCCACAAGAACAATGCAACACAGGCATACTATCAGGCAGATCCGCTCCACGACCATCACTCCCTCCAGATATGGGCCGAGCAAGGGTGTTCCGTATCTGTCCACGGGTCCGGCAGCAGGGCCTACGGCTACGACAGCACCGGGTTAGTCACTCTCGGCGGCAGGAAGGCGCAGGGCGGCAGTACCGTCGGCCGTGGTGGACCCAGGGGGCAGCAAGGTACCGGGATCTGGTCCTTCTGCTGGCCGCATACTGCCACGAACAGCGGTCGCTAACGGACTGTGCGGGCGAATAGAGGCTGGAGACATGGAGAGGTAGGACCATGAGGACGACGGGAAGACGCACATTTGGTCCACTTCACACCAAAACTGGTTCCTTCCGTCGCCGCCTATAATAGCGCAAACAAGCGCATAATGTCAAGATCGAGCGCACGTCGGCCGAATTGCCGTCACAAGACACTGATATACACGGAAATGCGCAGATCGCGCCCCTCGCCGTGGTGGCACTGCCTGACAACAGGCAGACATGGATGGCTGGCAGCTATCGGCCTGACGGACGGGTGCTGCGCAGACGGGCGTGAAGAAGGTGTCCCCGGCTCGGGAGGGAACACAGAGGCATGACAGCGGTTGCGATGCCGTGAGGCGCCGACCCAAAGCCTTGTGCAAGGCTCCAGAGGAGATGACTGTTCGTGAACGAGTCCGTCCGACGTGCCCGAGAGGTGGCCCTGGGAATCCTGCAACCCAGCGAGCGCGACCTGGCGCACGGTCTGGAGTTGCATGCCAACTCCGTCGTTGTTGATGCCTACGGCTTCTCGCCCAGTTCCGCCGTCGACGGGGAGGCCGTGAAGGCGGCGGTTGAAGCCGGTGCCTCAGACTCCGAGCTGCAGGACTTGCTCGAGGACATGAGGATGACCCGCTGCGTGACCGATGCCCGCGAGCGCGAGGAGTTTGTCGGCGCCTGGGAGGCGGCCGGGGTCAACTGCATCGTCCAGAACTCGGGCGAGGAAGGCCAGGCCGTCGACCGCCTGCTCAAGCGCCTGGCCCGCTTCACCTACCTCACCGACATGATGCCCGAGGTCGTGAGCAAAGCCGTGCGCCCGGCCGATATCCTTGCGACAGGCAAGGCCGGAAAGCGCTGCCTGTACTTCACGGGCAACGGCGTGCCGCTCGCGCAGAGCTGGGAGTCGGCGGAGTCCGAGCTAAGGTACATCCGCACCTTCTTTGAGCTCGGAATCCGGATGATGCACGTTACCTACAACCGGCGCAACATGCTCGGAGACGGCTGCGCCGAACCGGCGAATGGCGGGCTGAGTGATCTGGGGCGGATGGCCATCGCCGAGATGAACCGGGTCGGGGTCATCGTTGACGTGGCCCATTCGGGCTGGCAGACGAGCCTGGAGGCAGCGCGTGCCTCCAGCCGGCCGATGGTGGCGAGTCACTCGGGGTGCTGCGCAGTGAACGTCCACGCGCGCTTCAAGCCCGACGAGGTGATTCGGGCGATCGTCGATACCGGCGGCTACCTCGGCATCTGCTGCGTCCCCGCCTTCCTGGGGCGCAGTGGCGACATCAACGCCCTTCTCGACCACATCGACCACGTGGTGAAGACCTTCGGCGCCGACCACGTGGCCATCGGCACGGACACCGCCTACACCTCCTCCTTCGCCGGTGCTGAGAACGCCAAGATACCGGCCAGGCGTCGTCAGCGCAGCAGGTTCGAGAACTTCTGGCCGCCGAAGGACCCGCTCTTCTCGCCGGAGTGGCAGAAGCCGCACATGTCCCAGAGCCTGGCGTGGACCAACTGGCCCCTCTTCACGGTGGGCATGGTTCAGCGGGGCTACTCGGACGAGGATATCCAGAAGGTACTCGGCGGCAACGTGGTGCGGGTGGCGGAGGAAGTGCTTTCGAGCGGCGCCTATGCTCCGCTTCCGGCGGGCAAGGGAAACGCTGCCTCCGCCTGAGGTTTGCAGGGTCTGCGAAGTCGTCAACCCCGGGGCCGCTGAAGAGGCGACCCCGGGAAGGTCTCTGTCTCTGCTACAACGCAAATCGCCCCGACAGGTCGCCGTCGCCCGTGGAGAGCATCCAGGACAGCGCCTTCGGGGGCTCGAAGGACTCCCTTACAAAGCCCCGGTTCCGCACCTGCCGTATCTCCCACTCGACGCGGTCATCGTACACGCGAAGCATCCGGTACCCGTTGGGCCATTCGGCGAAGGCCGGGTTCACCAGGTGGTCCCGGTCGCCGGGCCGGTTGAACTCGGTCCAGTGAGTGTGCCCGCAGAGCGCCCCGCGGAAGTTGGGGGCACTATTGAGAGCCTCCAGGACCTCCTTGCCGACGGCACACTTGGGAATCCGGTAGCCACAGGAAGAGACGCCGGTGTGGTTGAAGAGCGGGTAGTGCCAGACGAACAGTGTCGGGGTCTTCGTGTCCGCCGCGAGGGTGTCGCGGAGCCACTGGATCTGCTCAGGCCTGGCGCACACACCCCGTGAGGTCTTCGGGTCGTAGAAGTTGCTGATCGTGCCATCGGCCTGGTACCAGTAGGAGCCATCGAGGACGATGAACCGCAGCGGGCCTTCCTGGAAAGTGTAGCTGGTGGCGTGACCGGGGAACATGCCCGCGCACAGTTCCAGCGCATCGTTGCGCGAGGAAGCCAGGAACCCGTCGTGGTTGCCGATGCAGCCGTACACCGGGATCCCGGCCTCGCTGCAGATGCGGCCCAGGCTCGCGAACTGGGGTTGCGTTCCGTTATCGGTCATGTCACCGGCGATGAGGGCGAAGCGGGTCTTCTCCTCGCCCAGGTCGGCCAGGGTCTCGGCAAGCTGCACCTGCGCCGGACCGTTGAGCTTGTTGTTCATCCAGTTCGAGCGCCCCGTGCCCAGGTGGGTGTCGCCGAGGAGTGCGAACTGGTACACCGGGTCTTGCACCGGACGGTTCAGGCTGCGCAGTTGGAGCCGCAGGAAGCGTCCCGCCGGTCGGAAGTGCGGACCGGCGACCATGATCGTGTGCCTGCCCTGGGGCATGAGCCAGGTGACGAGCTCGACGCGACTCGGTGGTCGGTCGCCGGTGCATACCGGGGCCGGTCCGGTCAGCGCATTGCCTTCGCCCTGCCAGCCGGGGGCGTAGTTGACCATCGGCGCAGCAATCACCGTATCGTCGCACAGTACCGTGGCCCGGAGACCGGGACGAAGATCGGCGTCCGGCTCAAGCTCCAGGGCACCGGTCACGTACATCGGCCGGGGTGCATCGACCGCGAAAGCCAGCATGCCGTCGGCCGGGATCGCCGGGCTCGGTTCGCCCGCCGACCAGTCCTCCGCAGACTCGAACCCCGCTGCCAGAACCCCCGACCGCCCATCCAGGGACAGCTCGCCTCCGGGCTGCAAGGTGACGGCGCGCCGGTCGGTCTGCGAGCGGAGAGTGGCGGCGATGACCGGGTAGGTCGTGATCGGCGGCTTCGGCAGACGGGTCTTGCGCAGCACCACATCGTCGAACCAGCTCTCGCCCGAAGTCACCATCGCCAGCATGACCTCGCGGTCTGTCTTCCGCCATTCCTCGCCGCGCAGGGCTCCCGTGATGAGTACCCAGCGGCCCTCGATTCCGCCGGAGGACTGGGCCTTCGTATGGCGCTGGCTGGTGCCGTCGCTCGCGGAGACGTAGAGCTGCACGCCTCCGGTCATCGCCGCCCACACCCAGGCTGAAAACACGTAGTCGGACTGACCGTCGACGATGCCGTCGAGGCGGAAGTACGCCCCGCCGGAGCCTTCGGTCGGGGTCACACGCAGGGAGTGCTCGCCGGTATGAGCGCGAATCGTGTCGCCTGCGTAGGCCGCACGGTAGGTGTGCAGGTCCGGAATCTGGCCCTCGAAGCCCTCGCTGAGGACGATGCCGGTGTCACTCTTCGTTGCGGCCTCAAGGGCGGGGTCGGCCTGGCTCAGGGCGGCCAGCAGACCGTCTCCCGTCGCGGCAAGGCCGACTACGGCGACCAGGTTCTTCCCGAAGGTTCGCCTGTCCACGAGCTATCTCTCCCGTCGCCCCCGATCGGCGGGGCTTTGCGTTGCAGCACGTCGGTCTTCGGTGCCCTAGACCGGCATCAGATGGGGCCGGTTGGTGCAGACGATGTCCGCGCCAAGATCGACGAAGCGCGGCCACAGGGCCGGGTTGTCTACCGTCCAGACGCAGAGGCGGACACCGGCTGCACGGGCCTTCTCGACCAGTGCCGCATCCACCTGGCGGTACTCGATGTTGAAGTAGGGCAAGCCCTTGTCGATGGTGGTCTGCAGGTCGGTGGCCTTCCCTGAGATCAGGGCCAGCAGCGGGACCGTCGAGTACTTGCGGACCTCAAGCACCGCCTGGAGGCCGAAGGAGGAGATCATGCTCTGCTCGAGGACGCCGCCCTTGCGCAGGATCTCGACCACCTTCTGGGCTGTCGCGGCATTGCCCGAGGACTTGATCTCCACGTTGATGCGAAGACGCTTGCCGAGAAGAGCGACGACCTCGGCAAGGGTCGGAACACGCTCACCGACGAACTCCGGCTTGAACCAGCTCCCGGCGTCGAGGGCCTTGATCTGGGCGAGCGTCATCTTGGCTATGGGGCCCGTGCCGTCGGTGGTGCGGTCGACCGTTCCGTCGTGCATGACGACGACCTCACCGTCGGCTGTGAGGTGCACGTCGAGCTCCACCCACTGCGACTTCGTCTCCAGGGCCTTCCTGAAGGCAGCCAGCGTGTTCTCCGGTGCAAGGGAGGAGGCGCCACGGTGGGCCATGAGTGCCGGCGTCTTGGCCTGAGGGGCCTGACTGAGCGCAAGGTCGGTGCCGGTCTTCGTTGCAGTCACGCCGACCGTGTCGGCGTGACTCAAAGCTGCCAGCAGACCGTCTCCCGTCGCGGCAAGACCCACTACGGCGACCAGATTCCTCCCGAAGGTTCGCCTGTCCACGAGCTATCTCTCCTGCTCCGCTAGACTGCGGGGTTATGTGACGTCTCGCGTCGGTTCTCGCTGCACTCTATCGAAGGAAGTACTCCTGGCTGGTCGGCTCCGCATCTGTCGTCATCACGATCCCCAGCTTCCGGAGTCCCAGGTTGTCGCCCGGTCCCGGCTGGTGCGTGAGATGCATCTGCAGGCCGCGCAGACGGGTAATCTGGTCAACGCCGGCCTTGGCAGCAGGGTTGGCGTCCGCGCTGATGCCCAGTGCAACCAGAAGCTCCTGGACATTCAGGCTCGCAGAACTCGAGGCCAGGCAGGTTCGCTTGAACTCGGTGAGGCTCCTTACCATGCTCTCGGGGAGCAGGTTGAGCCCCTCCGGCAGACCGGCAAGGCGCTTGATCCCGTTGAGAATCGCCGCCGAGGCCGAGTGCAGCAGGGGCGAGTTCTTGCCCGTGACCATCGTCCCGTCGGGCAACTCCAGGGCGGCGCCGCAGTAGAACCCGTCACTGCCCTTCTGGGTGCGCTCCGCCTCCTCAGCAGCATCCCGGGCCGGCTGGACCACACTCCGGTCCGTCGGGGTGAGAGACAGACGCACCATGAGCTTCTCGGCACGCTCCAGTACATGCCGCGACGCCAGGCCACGACGCGCTTCCCACAGGTGGCGGAAGTACCGGCGGATGACCTCCTGCTTCGAGGCCTCGCGGACCACCTCGTCGTCGGTGATGCCCGCTCCCGCCCGATTCACACCCATATCCGTCGGAGACTGGTACTGGAAGGTCTTGATACCGTGGGCGGTGATGCGGTCCAGAATCGCCTTCAGGATTGGGAAGGCCTCAATGTCCCGGTTGTAGTTGGTGGTTGTCTTGCCATAGGCCTGTAGGTGGAAGGGGTCAATGAGCACCAGGTCGTCGAGGTCCACCGTCGCGGCCTCGTAGGCGATGTTGACCGGATGGTCCACCGGCAAGTCCCAGATGGGGAAGGTCTCGAACTTCGCATACCCCGAGCGCCGGCCCTGACGGCAATCGTGGTAGAGCTGCGACAGACAGGTCGCCAGCTTCCCACTCCCCGGTCCCGGAGCCGTCACCACGACCAGCGGGGCAGAGGTCTCGATGTAGGGGTTCCGCCCGTAACCCTCCTCCGACACAATGAGGTCCACGTTGTTCGGATAGCCCTGGATGACCCGCTGCGGATACACCGGAATGCCCTTGGCGGTGAGCCGGCGCATCAGTCGCTCGGTGGTAGACCCCTCCTGAAAGCGGGTGATGGCCACCGACACCCGGGTGATGCCCCACTCGCGCAGGTCATCGAGTGCCTTCAGCGTCGCCCTGTCATAGGTGATGCCGAAGTCGCCGCGGATACGGCCCTGCTCCAGATCGCCGGCATAGACGCAGAAGATCACCTCGACCTTGTCCTTGAGGCCCTGCAGGAGACGCATCTTCACGTTCGGATCGTAGCCCGGCAGGACCCTTGCGGCGTGCATGTCAAAGGTCAGCTTGCCGCCGAACTCCAGGTAGAGTTTGCCTGCCGCTCGGTCCACACGGTCCAGGATCGCCTCGGTCTGCTGGTCAAGGTACTTCTGGTTGTCGAAGCCAACTGAGAACATCAGTTCCTCCTGCAAGGGCGTGTCTGCCCGGAGGTTCGTCCCTACGGGCGGGATACCTGCCCGACTTGCCGTCACGGCATCCTGCCTCAGATTCTCTGCGTCTTGCCGATAGGCCGGGAATGTCACTGCGGCTCGAAGGGCGAAATAGCACGGCGTGGCTACCCGGTCAGTGGTACGCCAAGCTCCCAGTATACGCTCTTTGACCAGACCACCTCATCAGGAGCCAACCATGCCTATCCTCAAAGCTGAACTGCCCGACCTGTTCACCTTCGCCGACGGCACGCATCTTCAGAAGGCCGCAGACTGGCCGCAGCGTCGTGCCGAGTTGTACGAGCTCGCCGTGGGCCTCGAGTACGGTTGTATGCCTCCGACGCCGACCGCCGTCCATGCCGAGTTGCTCCACCCGAGCACCATCAAGGCGCCTGTGAAGGCCGCCCACAAACAATACCGCCTGAACGTGGAGGGTGGCAAGCGCCCCTTCTGGTTCATCCTCGATCTGCTGATCCCGGAGGTCGAGGGTGGTGGCGACCACAAGCTCCCCGTAGTCATCAACGGTGACGGCTGCTGGCGCATGATCACGGACGAGATCGTGGCGGAGGTTCTGGGCCGCGGCTACGTCCTCGCCACCTTCAACCGCACCGAGATCGTGCCGGATGCCTACCGCAACGAGCGGGACACAGCCTTGTACCTCGTCTATCCGGACCTGGAGTTCAGTGCCCTCGCCGCCTGGGCCTGGGGCTATCACCGGGTCGTCGACTTCCTCCTCACCCAGGACTTTGTCGATCCCGCATGCCTCGCAGTGGTCGGCCATTCCCGGGGCGGCAAGACCGTGCTGCTTGCCGGGGCGACCGACGAGCGCATCGCTCTCACCGCTCCGAACGACTCCGGCTGCGGCGGGTCAGGTTCCTATCTGTGGCAGGGCGAGGGTTGCGAGAAGCTGGCCGACTTGATCCGTGCGGTGCCCTTCTGGCTTGGACCTCGCGTCGCCGAGTACGTCGACCGTGAGGAACTCCTGCCCTTCGACCAGCACTTCCTCAAGGCCCTGGTGGCGCCCCGGGCACTGCTGTCCACCGAGGCGCTCGGCGATCTGTGGGCCAATCCCTCCGGCACCTACCAGGTGCATCGGGCTGCTCGCGAGGCCTATCGTTTCCTCGGGGCAGAGGATCGCATCGGCATCTGGTATCGCGAAGGCGAGCACCGTCACGGAATCGTCGACTGGAAGGCCTTCCTCGACTTCGCCGATCTGCAGTTCCGTGGCCTGCCGACGAGCACACCCTTCGACATGAACCCCTTCCCTGAGATGCCGGCTGCTTTCTCCTGGTCGGCGCCGCTCTGAGGGACGAGGAACCCTTACAGTAGCGTCGGATAGAGGCGAGTGGCGCAGATTGCGCCGAGCCTCTACCTCGAGAGAAGCAGAGGAAGGAACCGCGGCGCATCCTTGTGGGTGCGCCGCTTCTTTTGTGGTGGATATAGCCCCTTCGGGAAGGTGTAGAGGTGGATCGTCACTAGACATCTTGTCAGCGAAACCACTTATGGTAGTAGTGTGAGGGAACCTTTTCTATATCTATATCCTTCATGTATATGGTACTGTGTACATGAGGGTCTGGTGAGGTTCGACGGCGTCCTCGTGTGTGCCTCTCCGCCAGACCCAACCGGGCGAGCAAGGTCTCCCTCGTC
The nucleotide sequence above comes from Armatimonadia bacterium. Encoded proteins:
- a CDS encoding DUF1846 domain-containing protein, whose translation is MFSVGFDNQKYLDQQTEAILDRVDRAAGKLYLEFGGKLTFDMHAARVLPGYDPNVKMRLLQGLKDKVEVIFCVYAGDLEQGRIRGDFGITYDRATLKALDDLREWGITRVSVAITRFQEGSTTERLMRRLTAKGIPVYPQRVIQGYPNNVDLIVSEEGYGRNPYIETSAPLVVVTAPGPGSGKLATCLSQLYHDCRQGRRSGYAKFETFPIWDLPVDHPVNIAYEAATVDLDDLVLIDPFHLQAYGKTTTNYNRDIEAFPILKAILDRITAHGIKTFQYQSPTDMGVNRAGAGITDDEVVREASKQEVIRRYFRHLWEARRGLASRHVLERAEKLMVRLSLTPTDRSVVQPARDAAEEAERTQKGSDGFYCGAALELPDGTMVTGKNSPLLHSASAAILNGIKRLAGLPEGLNLLPESMVRSLTEFKRTCLASSSASLNVQELLVALGISADANPAAKAGVDQITRLRGLQMHLTHQPGPGDNLGLRKLGIVMTTDAEPTSQEYFLR
- a CDS encoding membrane dipeptidase — protein: MNESVRRAREVALGILQPSERDLAHGLELHANSVVVDAYGFSPSSAVDGEAVKAAVEAGASDSELQDLLEDMRMTRCVTDAREREEFVGAWEAAGVNCIVQNSGEEGQAVDRLLKRLARFTYLTDMMPEVVSKAVRPADILATGKAGKRCLYFTGNGVPLAQSWESAESELRYIRTFFELGIRMMHVTYNRRNMLGDGCAEPANGGLSDLGRMAIAEMNRVGVIVDVAHSGWQTSLEAARASSRPMVASHSGCCAVNVHARFKPDEVIRAIVDTGGYLGICCVPAFLGRSGDINALLDHIDHVVKTFGADHVAIGTDTAYTSSFAGAENAKIPARRRQRSRFENFWPPKDPLFSPEWQKPHMSQSLAWTNWPLFTVGMVQRGYSDEDIQKVLGGNVVRVAEEVLSSGAYAPLPAGKGNAASA
- a CDS encoding glycerophosphodiester phosphodiesterase family protein; protein product: MDRRTFGRNLVAVVGLAATGDGLLAALSHADTVGVTATKTGTDLALSQAPQAKTPALMAHRGASSLAPENTLAAFRKALETKSQWVELDVHLTADGEVVVMHDGTVDRTTDGTGPIAKMTLAQIKALDAGSWFKPEFVGERVPTLAEVVALLGKRLRINVEIKSSGNAATAQKVVEILRKGGVLEQSMISSFGLQAVLEVRKYSTVPLLALISGKATDLQTTIDKGLPYFNIEYRQVDAALVEKARAAGVRLCVWTVDNPALWPRFVDLGADIVCTNRPHLMPV
- a CDS encoding ankyrin repeat domain-containing protein gives rise to the protein MSATRLSLTLVAIFAIAWTTGCSREEQPPGLQPEVASNGAESSAETGASSGGALPEQLAVQAIASGNEGELRRLLAGGLDANTPLGVRKGTLLHQAAMSGKVHLAAVLLRAGADPNAKKTDGQTPLQAAVWGGHPELVKLLCENGARAKERGQSGQTALHTVALRGRQLCEEEPTIGRLAKSERSAQHAAAVQANLKSLEILLAAGADANAVDAEGNTPLALVEPSSPLMRLDAYTQTVKALQQSGGRNSNKYKDLSPTEAACVAAGTGDTDKLRALLAQGLDPDAQLRSYSQWETVQRKIDWPSTDPVPMHPLDADREVSRPLHWACAADQIGAVRLLLEHGAKAKALDTDSTAPLGTAIDHGSVEMVKLLLAQGADPNTSRTSRGTALCNAAMVRGDKGVEMLRVLLAAGADPNKQTSAGVAPIQFVGEGRWGQRKAELLLDKGARLTLETAIVLERTDDALDLVAKGQGIKETVTQAPYPLTMRDLAHLHHQPQVAEALQKRGVRMSMIYAIMFAGDATEVERQLRAGAVARGSAEMADYLRGAILKGHVEIVRVLLEYGANVNEPDQNGRTPLDYARLSNKPEMVELLRSHGAKEGKGRRR
- a CDS encoding metallophosphoesterase, with protein sequence MDRRTFGKNLVAVVGLAATGDGLLAALSQADPALEAATKSDTGIVLSEGFEGQIPDLHTYRAAYAGDTIRAHTGEHSLRVTPTEGSGGAYFRLDGIVDGQSDYVFSAWVWAAMTGGVQLYVSASDGTSQRHTKAQSSGGIEGRWVLITGALRGEEWRKTDREVMLAMVTSGESWFDDVVLRKTRLPKPPITTYPVIAATLRSQTDRRAVTLQPGGELSLDGRSGVLAAGFESAEDWSAGEPSPAIPADGMLAFAVDAPRPMYVTGALELEPDADLRPGLRATVLCDDTVIAAPMVNYAPGWQGEGNALTGPAPVCTGDRPPSRVELVTWLMPQGRHTIMVAGPHFRPAGRFLRLQLRSLNRPVQDPVYQFALLGDTHLGTGRSNWMNNKLNGPAQVQLAETLADLGEEKTRFALIAGDMTDNGTQPQFASLGRICSEAGIPVYGCIGNHDGFLASSRNDALELCAGMFPGHATSYTFQEGPLRFIVLDGSYWYQADGTISNFYDPKTSRGVCARPEQIQWLRDTLAADTKTPTLFVWHYPLFNHTGVSSCGYRIPKCAVGKEVLEALNSAPNFRGALCGHTHWTEFNRPGDRDHLVNPAFAEWPNGYRMLRVYDDRVEWEIRQVRNRGFVRESFEPPKALSWMLSTGDGDLSGRFAL